In the Streptomyces sp. cg36 genome, one interval contains:
- a CDS encoding glycosyltransferase produces MSERVLFFPWGWGGGAAYTGRCLALASALAAAGDEVAFADCGINAMVREAGFTVLESEPEAPRPPDRHPMPPFLPFADVERVFAVAATYHRVERVRRRVAADARLIEEYRPTLVVIDMCPTAALAARAAGVPVVSLADADFITPRVNGWMPWSTVAPRTLLPHPSSLPVWDTVSRELGLGEVTRAEHLLWGETTLVSSLAELEPVEGPPHRGELHFVGPMYWNPPGAAGAAPPRTDRPKVYVTIGSGGTVGRQALQNVLDACADRPWTVYVSCGFAFEGDLVVPDNVVVAGFTGLDTPLAWADVVVSHGGSATVLATLLHGKPSVVMPFMSEQEMNGRQLVEATGAGVLLRTSSTTEHGRLAFSDRYSGPSDQPCVRVADIRRGITEVLADSAFTERAAGWGERLRARRTGTDLVALAHSATDRTEVRR; encoded by the coding sequence GTGAGCGAGCGAGTGTTGTTCTTCCCCTGGGGCTGGGGAGGCGGCGCGGCCTACACCGGCCGCTGTCTGGCCCTGGCCTCGGCGCTGGCCGCGGCGGGCGACGAGGTGGCCTTCGCGGACTGCGGCATCAACGCCATGGTCCGCGAGGCCGGGTTCACGGTGCTGGAGTCGGAGCCCGAGGCGCCCCGGCCGCCCGACCGGCACCCGATGCCGCCGTTCCTGCCGTTCGCGGACGTGGAGCGGGTGTTCGCGGTGGCCGCGACCTACCACCGCGTCGAGCGGGTGCGGCGGCGGGTCGCGGCGGACGCGCGGCTGATCGAGGAGTACCGGCCGACCCTGGTCGTCATCGACATGTGCCCGACCGCGGCGCTGGCCGCGCGGGCCGCGGGCGTTCCCGTGGTGTCGCTGGCCGACGCGGACTTCATCACCCCCCGGGTGAACGGCTGGATGCCCTGGTCCACCGTGGCGCCGCGCACCCTGCTGCCGCATCCGTCGAGCCTGCCGGTGTGGGACACGGTCTCGCGGGAGCTGGGCCTGGGCGAGGTGACCCGGGCGGAGCACCTGCTGTGGGGCGAGACCACGCTGGTCTCCAGCCTCGCCGAGCTCGAACCCGTCGAAGGGCCGCCGCACCGCGGGGAGTTGCACTTCGTCGGGCCGATGTACTGGAACCCGCCGGGCGCGGCCGGCGCCGCTCCCCCGCGTACCGACCGGCCCAAGGTGTACGTCACGATCGGCAGCGGCGGCACGGTGGGCCGGCAGGCGCTGCAGAACGTGCTGGACGCCTGCGCGGACCGGCCGTGGACCGTCTACGTCTCGTGCGGATTCGCCTTCGAGGGCGATCTGGTGGTGCCGGACAACGTGGTGGTGGCGGGCTTCACCGGGCTGGACACCCCGCTCGCGTGGGCGGACGTGGTGGTCAGCCACGGCGGCTCGGCCACCGTCCTCGCCACCCTGCTGCACGGCAAACCCTCGGTGGTCATGCCGTTCATGTCCGAGCAGGAGATGAACGGCCGCCAGCTCGTCGAGGCCACCGGCGCCGGCGTGCTGCTGCGGACCAGCAGCACCACCGAGCACGGCCGGCTGGCCTTCAGCGACCGCTACTCCGGCCCGTCCGACCAGCCGTGCGTGCGCGTCGCGGACATCCGCCGGGGCATCACCGAGGTCCTGGCCGACAGCGCCTTCACCGAGCGCGCGGCCGGCTGGGGCGAGCGGCTGCGCGCCCGCCGGACGGGCACCGACCTGGTGGCCCTGGCCCACTCCGCGACCGACCGCACGGAGGTGCGCCGATGA